Proteins co-encoded in one Candidatus Thiodictyon syntrophicum genomic window:
- a CDS encoding AbrB/MazE/SpoVT family DNA-binding domain-containing protein, translating into MPSATLSSKFQLAIPKPICDELGLHVGQRFAIIPKGRGIELVPLPSLDEARGLLKGADPTGYRDREDRY; encoded by the coding sequence ATGCCCTCCGCCACCCTCTCCAGTAAGTTCCAACTTGCCATCCCCAAGCCCATCTGCGACGAGTTGGGTCTCCATGTGGGGCAACGCTTCGCGATCATCCCCAAGGGCCGGGGCATCGAACTGGTGCCGCTACCGTCTTTGGATGAGGCACGCGGCTTGCTGAAAGGCGCAGATCCAACTGGTTACCGGGATCGCGAGGATCGGTATTGA